The Lachnospiraceae bacterium oral taxon 500 genome window below encodes:
- a CDS encoding LacI family transcriptional regulator produces MNKVKISDIASHSGVSLTTVSRYFNKPELLALSTKEKIETAIKELNYSQDNLARILVTGKSNLVGIIFPHLHLSFYTELLNQVIEHGKTKGYNFIVYTSNSSKESELSLISDMVSYRIKGLILLSHLLSPAEIEQLTIPVISIERTGGNYMQINSDNFAGGKMAGECLIANGCEVFVHINNGYHEDWPSFKRILGFEYAIKSLTYERIIEQRFSDAYTKEASFAMEELLARILNKYANKKIGIFCSNDDIANLVERKCIKNRVSIPQTIELIGYDNSPVSDYAAYPITSIAQNISLMAQIAVDSLDNYRLYESIVPARLILKETTS; encoded by the coding sequence ATGAATAAAGTTAAAATCAGTGATATCGCATCCCACAGCGGTGTTTCCCTGACAACGGTATCGCGTTATTTCAATAAACCAGAATTGCTGGCGTTATCAACAAAAGAAAAAATAGAAACTGCCATCAAAGAATTAAATTACAGTCAGGATAATCTGGCTCGAATTCTGGTTACCGGCAAATCAAACCTGGTCGGCATTATCTTTCCTCATTTACATTTAAGCTTTTATACCGAATTGCTGAATCAGGTCATTGAACATGGCAAAACTAAGGGTTATAATTTTATTGTATATACTTCCAATAGTTCCAAAGAATCCGAACTATCGCTAATTTCCGACATGGTGTCCTACCGCATTAAAGGCCTGATTTTACTCAGTCATTTATTATCGCCTGCTGAAATTGAACAGTTGACCATTCCTGTTATTTCCATTGAAAGAACTGGTGGAAACTATATGCAGATTAACAGTGATAACTTTGCCGGCGGAAAAATGGCCGGCGAATGCCTAATTGCCAATGGTTGTGAGGTTTTTGTTCATATTAATAACGGTTACCATGAAGATTGGCCCTCTTTTAAGCGGATTCTTGGTTTCGAATATGCCATAAAAAGCTTAACTTATGAACGAATCATTGAGCAACGTTTCAGTGATGCCTATACCAAAGAAGCCTCTTTCGCCATGGAAGAACTTTTAGCTAGAATTTTGAATAAATACGCCAATAAAAAAATCGGTATTTTCTGCTCTAACGACGACATCGCTAATTTAGTCGAACGAAAGTGCATCAAAAACCGTGTCTCTATTCCTCAAACTATTGAGTTAATTGGCTATGATAATTCGCCAGTCTCTGATTATGCTGCTTATCCAATTACCTCGATTGCACAGAATATTTCCTTGATGGCGCAAATTGCCGTTGATTCGCTTGATAATTATCGGCTATATGAAAGCATTGTTCCAGCCAGACTGATTTTAAAAGAAACCACCAGCTAA
- a CDS encoding ABC transporter substrate-binding protein → MMLVVFLLASCGKQATNEKKEETSNDGQTKKLTVMVESGSPGEMVAKATAAQFKEQTGCEVVVDAVPYTGIYDKISTELKAGAATHDIATLDVLWLPAFESGLLALNDVATEEIKADFLPTLLDGGTLNGNLYGFPMWINCKVLVYRSDLFNDEANKKAFKEKYGYDLIPPTTWQQYLDAAEFFTKDGMYGTAVYGANSGDTVCSWLDFCGQAGAKPLVLGEGNSVLIDQKPYVEALQFMCDQFASGYVPEEALAMATTEVQEMFNNGKLAMQLTWSHQYPACCTALPDKVAVAPMIGGQAGVAATTGPWYECILKNSKNIDLAKEYLKFMYDHNGDYMEAALRIAGRTSVYEKYSQQPGNEHLMAVLTTLAAPASQNRPATPHWTEIEEKLAAAIQNAMSGKASPQEALNAAKAEIEQILK, encoded by the coding sequence ATGATGTTGGTTGTATTTTTACTGGCGTCTTGCGGCAAACAAGCAACGAATGAAAAAAAAGAAGAAACATCAAATGATGGCCAGACTAAAAAATTAACAGTGATGGTTGAAAGCGGTAGTCCGGGAGAAATGGTCGCCAAAGCAACAGCTGCTCAATTTAAAGAGCAGACCGGCTGCGAAGTAGTAGTAGACGCCGTGCCGTATACTGGTATTTACGATAAAATTTCAACCGAGCTCAAAGCCGGAGCAGCTACTCATGATATCGCTACCTTGGATGTTTTATGGTTGCCGGCTTTTGAAAGCGGACTGCTTGCTTTAAACGATGTGGCGACCGAGGAAATTAAGGCGGATTTTTTGCCGACATTATTGGATGGCGGAACATTAAACGGCAATCTTTATGGATTTCCAATGTGGATTAATTGTAAGGTGTTAGTGTACCGTTCGGACTTATTTAATGATGAAGCCAATAAAAAGGCATTTAAGGAAAAATATGGTTATGATTTAATCCCACCGACAACTTGGCAGCAATATTTGGATGCGGCAGAGTTTTTCACCAAGGACGGAATGTATGGAACGGCTGTTTATGGAGCTAATTCAGGCGATACCGTTTGCAGTTGGTTGGATTTTTGTGGGCAGGCTGGCGCTAAGCCGTTAGTGCTGGGAGAAGGTAATAGCGTATTAATCGATCAAAAGCCATATGTAGAAGCCTTGCAGTTCATGTGCGATCAATTTGCCAGCGGTTATGTACCAGAAGAAGCCTTAGCAATGGCAACGACCGAAGTACAGGAAATGTTTAATAATGGAAAACTGGCCATGCAATTGACTTGGAGTCACCAATATCCAGCCTGCTGCACGGCGCTGCCGGATAAAGTGGCAGTTGCGCCGATGATTGGAGGTCAAGCGGGTGTGGCCGCTACGACTGGTCCATGGTACGAGTGCATTTTGAAAAATTCTAAGAATATTGATTTGGCCAAGGAGTATTTGAAGTTTATGTACGATCATAATGGTGACTATATGGAAGCGGCTTTAAGAATTGCCGGAAGAACTTCCGTTTATGAAAAATACAGCCAACAGCCTGGAAATGAACATTTGATGGCAGTATTGACTACGTTGGCCGCGCCTGCTTCACAAAATCGACCGGCGACACCGCA